Proteins from a genomic interval of Anolis sagrei isolate rAnoSag1 chromosome 1, rAnoSag1.mat, whole genome shotgun sequence:
- the SLC19A1 gene encoding reduced folate transporter, protein MSTEDEKPENQPPDPPPDSKWKLLVFYLCFYGFMGQIRPGESFITPYLLGAEKNFTKEEVTNEITPVLSYSYMVVLVPIFLLTDYLRYKPVLVLQCLSHISIWLLLIFGTNVLAMQFMEFFYGITMAARVAYSSYIFSLVAPSRYQRMASYSRSSVLMGVFISSVLGQLCLSIGGTTFMTLNYISLGFMCFALVLTLFLKRPKRSLFFNRSDPVCNGTSPSELDKMNPGKPGWQKASAWQNMVIIRMLKELASIVRLPQLRLWSLWWIFNSAGYYLILYYVHILWNDIYSTTDNRKVYNGGVEAASTLLGAITSFAAGYVKIRWTVWSELMIAIVTAFQAGLLLLMSTTGNIWLCYTGYILFRGSYQFLVPIAIFQIATSLSKELCALVFGINTFLATVLKTIITIIITDKRGLALSVHPQFYVYFGYFTLLAVVYLAASLYVAMRHNVCRKPQEAPPAEELCSPVVETLGKDKNTELASSEA, encoded by the exons ATGTCTACTGAGGATGAGAAACCTGAAAACCAGCCCCCTGACCCTCCACCAGATTCCAAGTGGAAGCTCCTGGTCTTCTACCTCTGTTTCTATGGCTTCATGGGCCAGATCCGACCTGGAGAGAGTTTCATCACGCCGTACTTATTGGGAGCAGAGAAGAACTTCACAAAAGAAGAG GTCACCAATGAAATCACCCCTGTTCTCTCCTATTCGTACATGGTGGTGCTGGTGCCCATCTTCCTGCTGACTGACTATCTGCGGTACAAGCCAGTGCTGGTGCTGCAGTGCTTGAGCCACATCTCCATCTGGCTGCTGCTGATCTTTGGCACCAATGTCCTAGCCATGCAGTTCATGGAATTCTTCTATGGCATCACGATGGCTGCCCGGGTGGCCTACTCCTCCTACATCTTCTCCCTGGTTGCCCCATCGCGTTATCAGCGGATGGCCAGTTACTCTCGCTCCTCCGTCCTGATGGGTGTCTTCATCAGCTCTGTGCTTGGACAGCTCTGTCTCAGCATCGGGGGCACCACTTTCATGACTCTCAACTATATTTCTCTGGGCTTCATGTGTTTTGCATTGGTGCTCACCCTGTTCTTGAAGCGCCCTAAGCGCAGCCTCTTCTTCAACAGAAGCGACCCCGTGTGCAATGGCACATCTCCTTCTGAGCTGGACAAGATGAACCCTGGGAAGCCGGGGTGGCAGAAGGCCTCAGCTTGGCAGAATATGGTCATTATCCGGATGTTAAAGGAGCTGGCATCCATTGTGCGTTTGCCTCAGCTGAGGCTTTGGTCTCTCTGGTGGATATTCAATTCTGCCGGCTACTACTTGATACTGTATTATGTGCATATTTTGTGGAATGACATTTACTCTACCACCGATAACAGAAAAGTCTACAACGGAGGCGTGGAAGCTGCTTCTACACTCCTTG GTGCCATCACCTCCTTTGCTGCTGGATATGTGAAAATCCGCTGGACGGTCTGGTCAGAGCTCATGATTGCTATTGTGACGGCATTCCAGGCAGGCTTGCTTTTGCTGATGAGCACAACAGGCAACATCTGGCTATGTTATACAGGCTACATCCTTTTCCGGGGTTCCTACCAGTTTCTGGTCCCCATAGCTAT CTTTCAGATTGCAACTTCCCTCTCCAAAGAACTCTGTGCGTTGGTGTTTGGAATCAACACTTTCCTTGCCACAGTTCTCAAgactatcatcaccatcatcataacaGATAAAAGGGGCCTGGCTCTTTCAGTCCACCCTCAG tTCTATGTGTACTTTGGCTACTTCACACTCCTGGCTGTGGTGTACCTTGCAGCAAGCTTGTATGTGGCCATGAGGCACAATGTGTGCAGAAAGCCGCAAGAGGCGCCACCCGCGGAGGAACTCTGCAGCCCAGTTGTGGAAACCCTGGGCAAGGACAAAAATACAGAGCTGGCTAGCTCCGAAGCCTGA